GGGAAAGAATTCAAATACAAACACTGCGATATCAGCCTATCGGTAACATCGTCCTTGTCTATCAATTCATCTTCTACCCCTTTTATCACACTTTTTACAGAAGTTGTTATTTCTTCTCTACTAACATAGGCGAATgctatattcaaaaatgatttcGTGTTGTCTTTGGTAAGTAACATGGCTTTTGCTATAAGTTTTTGTAAATCTTTCCTCAACATTGAAAGGTCTCCTATAACTCTAACACAAATTCCCTCCATCATTAGCTTATTTTCTTCTTTTAAAAGATCTTTAAACTTTTCAGTAGCTAAATCCATAAGATCTGCAACTTCTTCAGGAGTTCTTTTGAAGTTTTCCATGCTGAAAGCGTATACTGTAACTTCTTTGATTCCCATTTCTTTACACCATTCCAAAGTCTCAGATAATTTGTCAAATCCCATAGTATGACCCACGACTTTCTCAACATTGATTTTCCTGGCGTATCGCCTGTTTCCATCCATAATAATGCCTACATGTTTTGGTATAGGTCCACATTTCAGTACGTTAACAAGGAAATACTGGAATTTGTTCAATGAGTTTTCTATTATCCAAGACATTATGAGCGTTGTTGAAATAATTGACAAGATTTTTCAACTATCTGATTTTCGATAATCTCCAACACGTCATAGTTATGTAAAATCCTATCCTATCAGTTTAgtttttatatattatatcaataaaaattcaaattgcaTGAGGAAAAGTGACGACACCTGTTAAAGTCATTGACACGAACCACCTAGGATCACAGAATACTAGAAATTCCTCTTGTTTTTCAGACAGCTGTCAGTTTTTCAGTCAGCTGTCAGTTTTTCAGTCAGCTGTCAATTTTGACAGTTCAGTAATCAACACTTGTCAAAGTCAAATAACAAACGGTGATTTGCAAATTTAACACACTCcttgtttttcaattcattacTGAGAGACCGAATAAGTTCACAATTAGTATGTATTAATAATTATTACTATTTTAGAGAGATTTAAAGGGAATTTGTTTCAaaagtttatttttattttagcaaATGGATAGACTTCTCAGACTTGGTGGTGGCATGCCAGGATTGTCTCAAGCAGCTCCTCCGTCAGATGCCCCAGTAGTAGATACTGCAGAACAAGTCTATATTTCATCATTGGCCCTTCTTAAGATGTTGAAGCATGGAAGGGCTGGAGTACCAATGGAAGTTATGGGGTTAATGTTGGGTTAGTACTTCTGTTGATAACTCATTTCTCATCAAAACTGACTTCCAATTATATCTTCAAGGTGAATTTGTTGATGATTACACTGTGAGAGTAATTGATGTATTCGCCATGCCTCAAACTGGTACCGGTGTCAGTGTTGAAGCAGTAGATCCTGTTTTCCAAGCCAAAATGTTGGATATGCTTCGACAAACAGGCAGACCTGAAATGGTAGTTGGATGGTATCATTCTCACCCTGGTTTTGGTTGTTGGCTCTCTGGTGTAGATATTAACACTCAACAATCATTTGAAGCTTTGTCTGAACGTGCTGTTGCAGTTGTTGTTGACCCTATCCAATCCGTCAAAGGCAAGGTTGTCATTGATGCGTTCAGGTGAGACTGATTGTTTtgagaaacaaaaattaaaaactaaaGTTGATTTGTTAATTGCATTTTTAGGTTAATCAATCCAAATATGATGGTATTAGGGCAAGAACCACGACAGACAACTTCTAACTTAGGGCATCTACAAAAACCTTCAGTTCAAGCCCTCATTCATGGTTTGAACCGCCATTATTACTCAATCAGTATAAACTATAGGAAAAATGAGTTAGAACAGAAAATGCTGCTCAATTTACACAAAAAATCGTGGATGGATGGGCTCACGCTTGCAgattattctgaaaattgtAGTGTAAACGAGAAAACCGTATCGGAAATGTTGGAACTGGCCAAAAATTACAATAGAGCTCTTGAAGACGAAGAAAAAATGACACCGGAGCAGTTAGCCATCAAAAATGTGGGAAAACAAGATCCTAAGAGACAtttagaagaaaaagttgatgTTCTCATGACAAATAATATTGTGCAGTGCTTAGGTTCTATGTTGGATACTGTGGTATTCAACTGATGCATTCTGATTTCAATAAACTATcgaaatatttaaatttcatCAGTATAATTTAATAAGTTCActattaaaaataatttcatatttgttttttatattgGAGTTGAATTAAATTTATTGCCTTAAGCAGTTTATTTTTGATCAAGTCTGTTTTACGTTCATTTTTTAATTCATCATGGAAATGAATTGAGAAACAGTTTTAATAATTCTCATAcatgaaaaaatcgaaatattgtAAGGAAAGTTTTGACACTGAAGATActtaataaaaatattaaaccAAGTGTAGTTTATGATTTTCTGGTCTTAGATTTTGGCTGGCTAAATTGGGAACTAGATATATATTCATTCTGGAGGAATGAATCTTATTTTAGGTGAAAATTCCTCGGGtatatgaaaattttagtttacTGCAGTGAACTGATATAATTCAGTGAAGTGAAACATAGTTTGTTATTTCTGGTTGCGAAGATCcaaaaattgattcaaatttaaaGCTTGTTTTAGTTCTACTacaaggaaaaaagttttttgagtGAAAAAGCTGTGAAATTAAGGGGGCTTTTCATTAATTCAAAATATCTGAAAGAAACCATTCATTTTGAACTCAATTCGACCTGCACCTGAAGATGCAcaatgatagcgaaacacgttaTGTTGTTTGTGAGAATCatgttattaaattttttgttttattgtcATCTTTTGTACTGATATATCCAAACTGCCTTAATATTCTCAAAGTTTTgagaaaatattaaatattccttattattactcatttctagggtagatataTATACTGATTGGTAATTATCTCTGAGATAAATTCATTGCTTCATTCTGAGAACGAACGTATTTTTGCCTATCGAAAACATCATTCAATCTTTTTGAACAATCAAGGCTTGGCGATTATTATCTGATTATTCAGAGTATTTATTTCGTTTTTCTCATATGATTATAATATACCTATTCAATTTTGGTAAATAGACTCAAATAATCGCCTGTGTTGTACCTACTCCAtaagaaatggaaaaatatttgaatttaatttttttggtgaGTACGTATAGGTATATTATTATGAAATGAACGTATTTTCATTACTTCGCGAATGAAATTTGATGCAGAGAACAAAATATTACACTTAAGTATGCGACCGTATGATTGTTTGTACATtatatcttgaaatttcacagattaatttttttcagttgtcaTGCTCAACTGTTCTCGCAAATCCAGTGCAACTCAGGGATGTTGCACCGGTCAAAGAGTGCACAAAAGCTGGCATGATGTGCGAAAGTTGTTCTACTAGCGTAATGTGCGTGAAAATTGGTAACGAATTTCAGAAAGTTAATAGAATGACGTGCGCCACTGGAAGCTCTTGTTTGGGAGGTACATGTACCAAAGAAGTCAACCCTCCCTGTGATTATGCCACTGTTGACTTTCCCTGTCAATACCAGGGTGAGTTATTCTCATTTATTATAGTTATATACATTCACATACTAATTATTGGACCACATCAAcatgattttcaaagtaaatgcGAATAAGAgtttaaattgatttttttttgtaggagCATACCCCCACCCTGGGGATTGGTCTAAATTCGTGTACTGCATCCCAGACGCCACTGGAGTATTCACTGCCTACTCAGTAAACTGCGAGCCAGGTACAGGATACAACGCTAAAACAACGTACTGTAGTAGAAATCTGACAACCATCAGTCCCACAGTTTTTCCCATAGCAAGATGCCTGAGTCCAAGCACCACTCCTTTAGCTCATCCCGATAATCCTTCCATTTATTACATCTGCAGTCAGACCACTGGCACTGATAAGCTCTACCCCATCCAATTCACTTGTCCAAGTGGTGGTACCTTTGCAAATGGAGAATGTTCTATCGTTTTGAGCGATGAAAGTAAAAAAACATTGATATGATTCAGTTGCCTCGTTGACTTGCAGCagtaattaaatattttatGAAGGAGGGGGTATATGTATATGCTTAAGGTAGAAAAAGGAGCACTGATGAGGTACTTGGTATACTCTTCTCGAAGAAGCTTGAAAGTAGATTAGAGCACAGCCCTCTTAACTgtgtttaagagggctgtggttAGAGCTTGTAATCGATTGATTATATTTGGAATACACCTGGATGTTTTATTGTTCCAGAGCCTTTACTACATACCCACTATACCATGGCATATTTAATAACCCTCAATTGAACATTTTTGAGTAGCAGTAAAAGATTCAATAAACCAAAATatgcatttattcaacatgtccaaATCTCAACATATGAAACGCACACTATAATAATTTggattaaaatttttcaataaattctccTAAAAGTAATAAGAGATAACAATGATAATAGTCTCTCGTTCGGAAAACCTATAGCTATATCATACAATCAACTTAAATgtagaaaatataataaaagaTTGAACTGAAATAGTGGCTTAACAAAAATCAACTAAAACATACATAATAAATGTGCGATTTTGCCTCAGATTAGTCATTATATAAGCGTCAGATTATCAGTCCCTACTTGTGCGTCGAAAATCTATAACAGCAATATAATATCTCGTACCTTTTTTTCTCAAACTATACCTTTCAATattagaaaataaaaatgtttattcatgataAACTCACACATATACCTCTCGAATATTATTTTGATTACATGGATAAGGCTCTCGGCGTCTTTCATAGTTCCTATAATCCTATTGTCCTTTCGTTTGAACTATCAAAAGTATCCTAACATAAAAAATATGTGGGATTAATATTCTCAGTCACTATCTTCGTCATCTATGATTGCCCTGCGGTCACCTGAAGCTTTCCTCTTGAACAAAGTTTGTTTTAAGTTCGTCCTAGTGGTGGATCCCCATTTTTCTTTCACTGCTTCCGATGAAGTCATCAGTACAGAGTAGGAGGTGCTCAAATCTTCCATTTTACTATGATGAATGCCGTAAAGGAAGTAAATGAGCAttcctagaaaaaaaaaactccaaTTTTCAAACTGAAAGGTTCTACTATGTGGGTAGAAATTATATTCAGTTGGGAGGCAATCTTCTTTTAGAATTTTTATGTATATTCGTATTCTGCTTCCACCATAAATCtgagtaataattttttttttgtctgtaTTGTTACTCAGAAAATACTCACCTAATACCATCCATACGAAGAATCTTAGCCAGGTCAGAATATTCAAATGGATCATGAATTCGATATTGCATAATATACTCAGAGCAGGCATCAAGGGTACCATCGGAACTTTGAATTTCAAGTTGGCTGAATCGTTTTGATGATGTGCGATAATCACAACCAGGCCTGAAAATTCGGTGGAATCAGCAAAACTCTGAATTCGGGAatataattctcgaatcatgattctgaaagagcaactcttctagtaacaaatctgaaaattgcaTCCATCTAGATgtaactgttcggtcttgacgaatttttaactgaacccatctttttcaggacttttcgaaggtcagctttcgagtcgtttatctctcaataaaagtaaccgtatatggaaatgtgatacatattctgaaagagcaactcttctagtattaaatctgaaaatttcatccatctcggcgcaactgttcggtcttgacgaatttttaactgaacccatctttttcagaacttttcgaagatcagctttcgagtcgtttatctctcaataaaagtaaccgtagatggaaatgtgatacattttctgaaagagcaactcttctagtaataaatctgaaaatttcatccatgtcggcgcaaccgttcgatcttgacgaatttttaactgaacccatctttttcaggatttttcgaaggtcagctttcgagtcgtttatctgtcaataaaagtaaccgtagatggaaatgtaatacatattctgaaagagcaactcttctagtattaaatctgaaaatttcatccatctcggcgcaactgttcggtcttgacgaatttttaactgaacccatctttttcaggactcttcgaagatcagctttcgagtcgtttatctctcaataaaagtaaccgtagatggaaatgtgatacattttctgaaagagcaactcttctagtaataaatctgaaaatttcatccatgtcggcgcaaccgttcgatcttgacgaatttttaactgaacccatctttttcaggatttttcgaaggtcagctttcgagtcgtttatctgtcaataaaagtaaccgtagatggaaatgtaatacatattctgaaagagcaactcttctagtaataaatctgaaaatttcatccatctaggtgtaactgttcggtcttgaggaagttttaactgacacTACATTTTTCGGGATTTTTGGAAGGACAACTTTGGACACCtgaatgtgataaatattccaaaacaaCAACACTTCTAATGACAAATCTCGATATTTCATCGAAAAGCTATCGCGTGAGGGCAGACCCGAGAGAATAAACCTGTTTAAACAATTTAAACGGACTGTAAAATAACCACGAATAATATGTGACAATGAGACAGGGTTCAGATGATGTCTGAAATAAGTCAGTTAAAAAGTCAATACTCACACGATGCCATGACGAATATGAAGAAACAAATCGAACCAATTGACCACCACGTTCCATACTCCAGATCATAATTGGAAACGTGGAGCATAATGCATAAAGCTGTACTGAAGAGTATGAACACTAAAGTTGACATGCATACTGCAGATCCCGCCTTGCATCTGCCCAGGACTGGAGCTAACCAGCTATATTGCACCCGCAAAGTACCAGCTAAATTCACAATTTCACTACTGGGGCTGGTTAATTCTGAAGACATCGAGCCTTCGGAATTGGGAGATGAGACGATTCTTTTGCTAGCTTCGTAATTAGGCCTATACCTCAGTATGATGACTGAGGCACTCACTATAGTGTAGGCTAGAAGTGTACCAATCGACATGAATTCTACCAGTTTCTCCAGATCGAACATCAAGGCTATAAGGGAGGTGAGAACTCCTGATATTACTAGATTAGCCAATGGTACTTGGGTCTTATCGTTAACATTCCCTAGAAAACCGAATAGAAGGCCGTCTTGTGCCATGGAATATATACATCTTGGAAGAGAGAATAGGGACCCAAATAGAGTTGTCGTCATACCACAAAGGGCCCCTAGGGACACCACATATTTCACCCAGTGCATACCAACGTGTGCGAAGGCTTCAGGTAGAGCTGCCTCAGGGTTTATATCGTGGTACGGTATCAGAAGAGTTAAGGCAGCAGCTACTAGTACATAACCCAAGGTAACAATCCCCATAGATATTATTGTAGCTACAGGAATGGAAAAACTGGGATTCTTAGCTTCCTCCCCAGAAGTAGCGATGCTATCGAATCCTACGAAAGCATAGAAGCAGGTGGCAGCCCCAGCAATTACACCTTCAAGTTTATACGGTAGAAATCCTCCTCTCACTTCTGTCCAATTGTCCCAGTCGGCGTAGTAAAATCCGACGGTTATTACGATACCCATAACGCATAAGTTGACCATTGTTAAGATACTGTTGACTATGGCGGATCCCTTGACTCCGATGCCTAGAAGCGAGGCGTATGTGAGGCATACCAAGCAGGCGAGTACATCAGGATAACGCCCAAAAAGGGCTTCATGTAATTCTCCTGTAAATGCAATTGTTGTGTTGCTGATGATGCCATCGAAAAGTGAATCCACATAGCCACTCCATGCCCTTGCCACAGATGCCGCCCCTATATTTGAGAACAGTTAGAGAACTGAATAATAATAGGAGATCTACAGTGTGTCCACCAGAAAAAGATCATAAATGACAATAAAAATTGTCGAAAAAGTTGTTCTGGATAAGGTAGGTATAGGTCAGTATACGTAGAATCTTTTTCTGGCTGACACACTGTATACTTATATATCCAAGGgtcattgctgaaaaaaaaaagaaaatagtcCAAAATAAAGGAATACCAATGGAATAGAAAATCTTCTTGAGAGAGAAAATGGAAAAGACTTAAATGTGATGAAATCTTCAATATATTTAGGTACTTGACATAGTTTTTACCTATCATGTGTTCTAGTAAGATATTCCAACCAATAACGAATGCGCAGAACTCGCCAATGCTGATGTAGGTGTAGATGTAAGCAGATCCAGCCTTAGGTATTCTTGTTCCGAATTCTGCATAGCATAATGCTGATAATATACAGGCCAAGCCTGCtagcaaaaatgaaaatattatgccAGGTCCAGCTATATCCCTTGCCACTGTCCCTGTCAAAACGTATATTCCAGCCCCTACCATGTGTCCGATGCCTGAAATTCAGATTTATGACAGCTTCATTGGTCAATTAGCAGAATAATACAGGTAGAATCTAGAAGAAGCTCTGGAGAAGCCTTCTACTAATAAACCAATAGCAATAACTTGTACCTTGCGCCgttttgaaatgattttttatgtGGAATTTGCAGTGAAGAGACTATCGAAATACATAATTACTTTGTTAGAAaaaaattcactcacctaaCAAAGTAATATCGAAAGTATTCAAACAACGATTCAGTGGAGTTTCCATGATGTCGCTAGGAATTTGCTTTGTTCTGTGCATTCTGGTCCAAATGTTGGACATAACGTGTTTGAGTATCTTTCTTCTTGAACTAGGCATTTTTGACGAAAACCTGAAAagattaaaatgtttttcagaTATTACAAATTCATCTTAGTATCACGTTCTTACTAAATAATGCAAATGGATCTACTGGAACCAAGATCAGTCACAAATTAAGAAAAGAATTCATTAAGAGGTCAACGTTTCTCCATAATTTTCAGACATCATCAGGACTGCAAGAGGACAAAAATATTGCAGTCTGtctaaatgaattttttacGCTCAGATATAAATAATAAACATTATGTTCATAAGTTAAGGTTCACGGTTATTAATTTTTGTATATGTACTGATGTGAAGAGATGTTGATGATGCGATGACAGACAGAATTGAGAGCTctacaaattattttttctcggtttttcattcattgatttaCGCTGCATAAATTGAGTATTCAGATATTGGAAACTCCTTTATTATCCGTTTgtcagaaaaatttcatcctGTTGAGAAAACGTGTATCGCAGAACAATTGCATTCGAGTTGTATGTCCAAATACATAAAAAAGTAGAACTTCAACTCtatatataaaatgaaaaaaagagtgTAAAACCGCGAATGACAAAATCATCATCATTTCTATTATGTTTCCATTAACTATTGAATCCTTTCCTGTGATCCTTCCAAACTATAAGAAAATAACGCGAAGTCCCCTTTGATTTGAATCCAGCAGGAAGATCAATTATTCTTTTAAGGATTCTTGGAATAAGAAACAATGATTTACACGTATTGTACCACAACAAACTCACCCCTAAAATATATCCcacaaaataatttgaaaatcggTGTCAAATGAAAAGATTTATGTACAATATGTTATCGAATATCCAGGAATTTCAGGGCATGTTTGGAATGGAGATGACGTCAAAAGATCGCGCAGACCTTTGGGACAATCAATACTTTATGGATGCGCCTGTCCATTTGTTAAATGAATGTTACAAATGTTAAATTTTCGTgtatgaagaactatctcaaagATTTTAACCAATTTTCTGCCTCACCGATGTAAGTGGACAGACACCTAAGCTAAGCAGAATCGCAATTCGATTTTTTACAGCAAGTAGAGAACAAAATTGaatgttcattttcatttttgtcagttttcccatttctaagaaaaaaaaatcttttcagaGGCCTTCTTTAGGGGGTCATATCTGAATGAAGActgccgaaaaaaaaaatttcatttgaaaatccCGCAACTATTCATGAACACTCTGTATAGCTCTCACGCCACACAATACCGTAGCCTGCAACCTACAATACATCAATCTGGTTTGTTGTTTCTGTGCAAGAAGTTCCGATGTAGGGAGTCTGGAATCTATACAAGTTTTAATTGATTAATTGATTATTAATTGATTAACACTgattatttgtattattataATGTATAGTAGCTTCTTTTTCTTGAATTTACTGAACGTAAAAATTGATCCCTTGACATTGACAGTTTTGACACGCTTGGTAAGTGTCATTCTATGATTTGACATATTCGACTGTTTCCTGCAGAACTTTAAAAACGCAGTAATTTCCAATACAAAACTATTGATAATTAGTTTCCTATTTGATATATTTTTGTTGAAAGTGCACGGGACAAACATTACGTGAAAAAAATTGGACGGTTTCATAATTGATGTAGTTAAACTCTGGTTTTCTCTTATAGGTTATCTGTTAAATAGTTAACTGTTGTGAAATCCACTAATATGGCAGAGGGCGAATATGTGCCGGGGGTTGTTTATGACATGCCCACCCAGAATTATGTTTCTTTTAATTTCGAGAAATCAGCACTTGAATTGGGACGGATAGTTTGGCCGAATTATGATGATCAACATTATTTGAAAGGGTGCTATTGGTCACCGGATGGCACCTGCCTTCTGACAGTGGTGAGGGGCGCTGGGATGCATATTTGTGAATTACCAAATGACTTATATACCGCGGATGTGATGTTGACTAGTAGACCGATAACACCTTTAACTCCAGCGGTTAGTGTTCCGG
This genomic stretch from Coccinella septempunctata chromosome 7, icCocSept1.1, whole genome shotgun sequence harbors:
- the LOC123316972 gene encoding dehydrodolichyl diphosphate synthase complex subunit DHDDS-like translates to MSWIIENSLNKFQYFLVNVLKCGPIPKHVGIIMDGNRRYARKINVEKVVGHTMGFDKLSETLEWCKEMGIKEVTVYAFSMENFKRTPEEVADLMDLATEKFKDLLKEENKLMMEGICVRVIGDLSMLRKDLQKLIAKAMLLTKDNTKSFLNIAFAYVSREEITTSVKSVIKGVEDELIDKDDVTDRLISQCLYLNSFPDLLIRTSGEVRLSDFLLWQSSNSIVYFSQVLWPEFSFWDFVVCILHYQKSYYKLDEIKLNSTAGVPQNKRVEKYLSILRENKFKLLETYALNE
- the LOC123316572 gene encoding 26S proteasome non-ATPase regulatory subunit 14, whose protein sequence is MDRLLRLGGGMPGLSQAAPPSDAPVVDTAEQVYISSLALLKMLKHGRAGVPMEVMGLMLGEFVDDYTVRVIDVFAMPQTGTGVSVEAVDPVFQAKMLDMLRQTGRPEMVVGWYHSHPGFGCWLSGVDINTQQSFEALSERAVAVVVDPIQSVKGKVVIDAFRLINPNMMVLGQEPRQTTSNLGHLQKPSVQALIHGLNRHYYSISINYRKNELEQKMLLNLHKKSWMDGLTLADYSENCSVNEKTVSEMLELAKNYNRALEDEEKMTPEQLAIKNVGKQDPKRHLEEKVDVLMTNNIVQCLGSMLDTVVFN
- the LOC123317359 gene encoding uncharacterized protein LOC123317359, coding for MEKYLNLIFLLSCSTVLANPVQLRDVAPVKECTKAGMMCESCSTSVMCVKIGNEFQKVNRMTCATGSSCLGGTCTKEVNPPCDYATVDFPCQYQGAYPHPGDWSKFVYCIPDATGVFTAYSVNCEPGTGYNAKTTYCSRNLTTISPTVFPIARCLSPSTTPLAHPDNPSIYYICSQTTGTDKLYPIQFTCPSGGTFANGECSIVLSDESKKTLI
- the LOC123317358 gene encoding cationic amino acid transporter 4, which codes for MPSSRRKILKHVMSNIWTRMHRTKQIPSDIMETPLNRCLNTFDITLLGIGHMVGAGIYVLTGTVARDIAGPGIIFSFLLAGLACILSALCYAEFGTRIPKAGSAYIYTYISIGEFCAFVIGWNILLEHMIGAASVARAWSGYVDSLFDGIISNTTIAFTGELHEALFGRYPDVLACLVCLTYASLLGIGVKGSAIVNSILTMVNLCVMGIVITVGFYYADWDNWTEVRGGFLPYKLEGVIAGAATCFYAFVGFDSIATSGEEAKNPSFSIPVATIISMGIVTLGYVLVAAALTLLIPYHDINPEAALPEAFAHVGMHWVKYVVSLGALCGMTTTLFGSLFSLPRCIYSMAQDGLLFGFLGNVNDKTQVPLANLVISGVLTSLIALMFDLEKLVEFMSIGTLLAYTIVSASVIILRYRPNYEASKRIVSSPNSEGSMSSELTSPSSEIVNLAGTLRVQYSWLAPVLGRCKAGSAVCMSTLVFILFSTALCIMLHVSNYDLEYGTWWSIGSICFFIFVMASCLVVIIAHHQNDSANLKFKVPMVPLMPALSILCNIEFMIHLNILTWLRFFVWMVLGMLIYFLYGIHHSKMEDLSTSYSVLMTSSEAVKEKWGSTTRTNLKQTLFKRKASGDRRAIIDDEDSD